Proteins from a genomic interval of Niabella soli DSM 19437:
- a CDS encoding VCBS repeat-containing protein: MKLLRLYFGIIAAILVCGCHQKETAKKDNSAHLFTLLPGDSTHVSFSNTLTEGPNINVLMYEYVYNGGGVAVGDLNGDGLEDLYFSGNMVDCKLYLNKGNMQFADVTGSAGVAGRPGPWKTGVTIADVNGDGKPDIYLCYSGKVRGEHRINQLFINEGNDQQGTPHFSEQAAQYGLADSSYSTQAYFFDVDRDGDLDMLLLNHNPDNLPVLDEASTAAVLSKPDPNAAPKLFRNDNNHFVDITAQSGISHSALSYGLGAAIADINQDGWPDIYISNDYGVPDYLYLNNKNGTFTNQLASALGHISQFSMGDNISDVNNDGLTDIFTLDMLPEDNKRQKLLFAPDNYEKFDLNVRNGFYYQYMRNMLHLNNGDGTFSEIGQLAHISNTDWSWAPLFADYDNDGWKDLFVTNGYTRDFTNMDFIKYMNDYIQSKGRLKREEVLELVKKIPASNVSSYFFKNNGNLTFSDVSKQWGITQPSNSNGAVYADLDNDGDLDVIVNNINQPAFIYRNERSQQAHNNYLTIKLKGDKGNTEGIGAKLYLYQKNKQQYLEQMPARGYQSTVSAMLHFGLGGDSVIDSLKVIWQRGGMQVIPNVKANQQLTLDEKNANLVYRPSAPVKPAFQEIKSPILYNNAKNAINDFKRQPLLINPLSFQGPCMAKADINKDGLEDIYVGGGSGHPGVLYLQQKNGSFIPQQSPDIKADSLYEDGDALFADLNGDGFLDLYIASGGYHNYAPDDPLLQDRIYINDGKGHFKKDKEALPAMRESKSCVRAADVNGDGFLDLFVGGRVLPGQYPQTPVSYLLINDGKGHFTDRIASLAPSLQKAGMVTDAAWVDLNGDKKNDLIVVGEWMPVTVLINHNGKLEDQTAQYFDQPLSGWWNKIQVTDVNKDGKPDIIIGNQGTNMQCKVSDKEPAELYYKDFDNNGSIDPILCFYIQGKTYPYVTRDELFDQMSSMRTRFPDYKSYAGATIKDIFTPEELKDAKRLKANCLETSLFLMGADNKFRKTALPVQAQFAPVFTITPLDFDKDGNEDLLLCGNSNHARLRFGKSDANYGVLLRNDGKGNFSYLPQPQSGFHLKGDIRSVLEINNILFFGINQGAIEAYRAKAK; encoded by the coding sequence TTGAAATTGCTCAGATTATATTTTGGTATAATTGCCGCCATACTGGTTTGTGGCTGTCATCAAAAAGAAACTGCTAAAAAAGATAACTCCGCACACTTATTTACATTATTGCCGGGCGATAGCACGCATGTTTCCTTCAGTAACACGCTTACCGAGGGGCCCAATATTAATGTGCTGATGTATGAGTATGTCTATAATGGTGGCGGGGTGGCCGTGGGCGATCTGAATGGCGATGGACTGGAAGATCTTTATTTTTCGGGCAATATGGTTGACTGCAAATTATACCTGAACAAAGGCAATATGCAGTTTGCCGACGTTACCGGCAGTGCCGGCGTTGCAGGGCGACCGGGACCCTGGAAAACAGGTGTAACGATTGCCGATGTAAACGGGGATGGTAAGCCCGATATCTATTTATGTTACTCCGGCAAAGTGCGGGGGGAGCACCGCATCAATCAGTTGTTTATTAACGAAGGGAACGATCAGCAGGGAACGCCGCATTTCAGCGAACAGGCCGCCCAATATGGTTTAGCAGATTCTTCCTATAGTACGCAAGCGTATTTTTTTGATGTTGACCGCGATGGAGACCTGGACATGCTGCTGCTGAATCATAACCCCGATAATTTACCGGTGCTGGACGAAGCAAGTACGGCCGCGGTGCTTTCCAAACCGGACCCCAATGCCGCCCCCAAATTGTTCCGCAACGACAATAATCATTTTGTTGACATCACGGCGCAGTCCGGCATCAGTCATTCTGCGCTCAGCTATGGTCTTGGTGCTGCGATCGCCGATATCAACCAGGACGGATGGCCGGATATTTATATTTCGAATGACTATGGTGTGCCCGATTACCTGTACCTGAATAATAAGAACGGAACCTTTACGAACCAATTGGCATCGGCCCTGGGCCATATTTCCCAGTTTTCTATGGGTGATAATATATCGGATGTTAATAATGATGGCCTGACGGATATTTTTACACTGGATATGTTGCCGGAAGATAATAAGCGGCAAAAACTGTTATTTGCTCCTGATAATTATGAGAAATTTGATCTGAATGTACGCAATGGATTTTACTATCAGTATATGCGCAATATGCTCCATTTAAATAACGGCGATGGCACTTTCAGTGAGATCGGGCAACTGGCCCATATATCCAATACGGACTGGAGCTGGGCGCCGCTTTTTGCCGATTATGATAACGACGGCTGGAAAGATCTTTTTGTGACCAACGGTTATACACGCGATTTTACCAATATGGATTTTATAAAATACATGAATGACTATATACAAAGTAAAGGGCGTTTAAAACGGGAGGAAGTATTGGAACTGGTGAAGAAAATACCGGCGTCTAATGTAAGCAGTTATTTTTTTAAGAATAACGGCAACCTGACCTTCTCCGATGTTAGTAAACAATGGGGCATTACGCAGCCTTCCAATAGTAACGGGGCAGTTTATGCAGACCTGGATAACGACGGCGACCTGGATGTAATTGTGAATAATATTAATCAACCCGCATTTATTTACAGAAATGAGCGCTCGCAACAAGCGCATAATAACTACCTGACCATAAAACTAAAAGGCGATAAAGGCAATACCGAGGGCATTGGCGCCAAATTGTACCTCTATCAGAAAAATAAGCAACAATATCTGGAACAAATGCCTGCGAGAGGGTATCAGTCTACTGTATCGGCTATGCTGCATTTTGGGTTGGGGGGCGATTCGGTGATCGATTCTTTAAAAGTGATCTGGCAGCGCGGCGGCATGCAGGTTATTCCCAATGTTAAAGCCAACCAGCAGCTCACCCTGGATGAAAAAAATGCCAATTTAGTGTACCGCCCATCTGCTCCCGTAAAGCCGGCTTTCCAGGAAATCAAATCGCCGATATTATACAATAACGCAAAGAACGCCATTAACGATTTTAAAAGACAACCCCTGCTGATCAATCCCCTCTCCTTCCAGGGCCCCTGCATGGCAAAAGCAGATATTAATAAAGATGGCCTGGAAGATATTTATGTGGGTGGTGGAAGCGGGCACCCCGGTGTGCTGTACCTGCAGCAGAAAAACGGCAGCTTTATACCACAGCAAAGCCCTGATATTAAAGCAGATTCTTTATATGAAGATGGGGATGCCTTATTCGCAGACCTGAATGGAGATGGCTTTTTAGATCTGTACATAGCAAGTGGCGGGTACCATAATTATGCACCGGATGACCCTCTGTTGCAGGACCGGATCTATATAAACGACGGCAAAGGGCATTTCAAAAAAGATAAGGAAGCGCTGCCCGCTATGCGCGAAAGTAAAAGTTGTGTTCGGGCTGCCGATGTTAATGGAGATGGCTTTTTGGATCTGTTTGTTGGGGGCCGGGTGCTGCCCGGGCAATACCCGCAAACACCGGTAAGTTACCTGTTGATCAACGACGGCAAGGGGCATTTTACGGATCGGATCGCATCCCTGGCGCCCTCCCTTCAAAAGGCCGGCATGGTTACGGATGCCGCCTGGGTAGATTTGAACGGAGATAAGAAAAATGACCTGATCGTAGTGGGCGAATGGATGCCGGTTACCGTTTTGATCAACCATAACGGAAAGCTGGAAGATCAAACGGCTCAATATTTTGATCAGCCTTTGAGCGGATGGTGGAACAAAATACAGGTAACAGATGTAAACAAAGACGGGAAGCCCGATATTATCATAGGAAACCAGGGAACCAATATGCAATGCAAGGTAAGCGATAAGGAGCCTGCGGAACTTTATTATAAAGATTTTGATAATAACGGATCGATCGACCCCATTCTGTGCTTTTATATCCAGGGCAAGACTTATCCTTATGTAACGCGCGATGAACTATTTGACCAGATGAGCAGCATGCGCACCCGTTTCCCTGATTATAAAAGTTATGCAGGTGCAACGATCAAAGATATTTTCACCCCGGAAGAATTAAAAGACGCAAAACGGCTAAAAGCAAATTGTTTGGAAACCTCTTTGTTCCTGATGGGGGCGGATAATAAATTTCGCAAAACAGCATTGCCTGTTCAGGCCCAGTTTGCGCCGGTATTTACCATTACGCCACTGGATTTTGATAAAGATGGTAATGAAGACCTGCTGCTTTGTGGAAACAGCAATCATGCAAGACTACGGTTTGGGAAAAGCGATGCGAATTATGGTGTGTTGCTCCGGAACGATGGTAAAGGCAACTTCAGTTATCTGCCACAGCCGCAGTCCGGCTTCCATCTAAAAGGGGATATCCGGAGCGTACTGGAGATAAACAATATTTTATTTTTTGGGATCAACCAGGGAGCCATTGAGGCGTACAGGGCAAAAGCAAAATAA
- a CDS encoding RagB/SusD family nutrient uptake outer membrane protein, translating into MKKIAYKYMAIGMLGSAMLLNSCSKNFLNTTPETSISSAQAWTDGALSEAFVTNAYNGLGNGGWYEQELASLTDEAVFVHPGRNINIVNEGTLSPSNLGWVDDTYNWGLMYQYIRACNVSLENLKTATFPDTVLNNRLQGEAHFLRAYYYQQLLRYYGGVPLVAHSYGLNQDYSIARSSYADCVKFISADCDTAVGLLTGKKLVSGRATPVAALALKSRVLLYAASDLHDVPTAKAKSSVLSAYSNPELLGYVSGDRNARWQAAKDAAMAAINAANAAGNSGYMLNLGAPAAPAVATQNYISVAMGGGSKAPGVDAAAGNELIFVRQFAPAAYSGGPGTDGTSVGLDNGPNGYHNWSGNIPVQQLVDDYEMMDGTKFDWTNPVEAAHPYANRDPRFYASILYDGAPWKPRDKIGVTQDPANQIQTGYYETAPGVLTGGLDTRQSAIENWNASWSGYNMRKFIDPDPNIVDNNTRQFIPFPFIRYTELVFNYAEACIELGQYPEAQNWLNKIRFRAGMPAITLTGDALRQEYRNERRVELAFEEHRYHDARRWMIAPATLGRKLLFINVTGKLRPGQTALSPYKHDENVYSYTYVPYNDNGLENRTWLDKMYFRPLALDEVNKNQKLIQNPGY; encoded by the coding sequence ATGAAAAAGATAGCATATAAATATATGGCGATAGGCATGCTCGGGTCTGCTATGTTATTAAACTCCTGCAGTAAGAATTTTTTGAACACAACGCCTGAAACCTCTATCTCATCAGCCCAGGCATGGACGGATGGCGCGCTATCGGAGGCCTTTGTTACCAATGCCTACAATGGCCTGGGAAATGGCGGTTGGTATGAGCAGGAATTAGCTTCCTTAACGGATGAAGCAGTATTTGTGCACCCCGGCCGGAACATCAATATAGTAAATGAGGGTACCCTAAGCCCCAGCAATCTGGGTTGGGTAGACGATACGTATAACTGGGGCCTGATGTACCAGTACATAAGAGCCTGTAATGTATCCCTGGAAAATCTGAAAACGGCAACATTTCCGGATACGGTTTTAAATAACCGGCTGCAGGGGGAAGCGCATTTTCTAAGGGCCTACTACTATCAGCAACTGCTACGCTACTACGGAGGCGTTCCCCTGGTTGCGCACAGTTATGGATTAAACCAGGATTATAGTATTGCGCGGAGCTCCTATGCCGATTGTGTAAAATTTATATCGGCCGACTGTGATACCGCCGTTGGGTTATTAACCGGTAAAAAGCTGGTAAGCGGCCGGGCTACTCCTGTTGCGGCACTGGCATTAAAATCGCGTGTGCTTTTGTATGCAGCCAGTGATCTGCACGATGTACCCACCGCAAAAGCAAAATCGTCGGTGCTCTCGGCCTATTCTAATCCCGAACTACTGGGCTATGTAAGCGGTGATCGTAACGCCCGCTGGCAGGCGGCTAAGGATGCCGCTATGGCAGCCATCAATGCGGCGAATGCCGCCGGAAATTCAGGATATATGCTCAACCTGGGCGCTCCGGCAGCACCGGCCGTGGCCACCCAAAACTATATTTCGGTAGCCATGGGCGGGGGAAGCAAAGCCCCGGGAGTAGATGCTGCAGCAGGCAATGAGCTTATTTTTGTACGCCAGTTCGCACCGGCGGCCTACTCCGGCGGACCTGGCACCGATGGAACTTCGGTAGGGTTGGATAATGGCCCCAACGGCTACCATAACTGGTCCGGCAATATTCCCGTACAACAACTGGTAGATGATTATGAAATGATGGACGGAACCAAATTTGACTGGACTAACCCGGTGGAGGCCGCGCATCCTTATGCCAACCGGGACCCCCGTTTTTATGCTTCCATTTTATACGATGGTGCCCCATGGAAGCCGCGGGATAAGATCGGCGTAACCCAGGACCCGGCCAACCAGATCCAGACCGGGTATTACGAAACAGCCCCCGGGGTACTTACCGGCGGCCTGGATACCCGCCAAAGCGCCATTGAGAACTGGAACGCCTCCTGGTCGGGCTATAATATGCGCAAGTTTATTGACCCCGATCCCAATATTGTCGATAATAATACCAGGCAGTTTATCCCCTTCCCTTTCATTCGTTATACAGAATTGGTGTTCAATTATGCGGAAGCCTGTATTGAATTGGGGCAATACCCCGAAGCGCAGAACTGGCTCAATAAAATCCGCTTCCGGGCCGGCATGCCTGCGATAACGCTTACCGGTGATGCCCTGCGGCAGGAATACCGGAATGAACGAAGGGTGGAGCTGGCATTTGAAGAGCATCGCTATCATGATGCCCGGCGCTGGATGATCGCTCCGGCAACTCTTGGAAGAAAGTTGCTGTTTATTAATGTAACCGGTAAACTAAGGCCGGGACAAACGGCGCTTTCGCCCTATAAGCATGATGAGAACGTTTACTCCTACACGTATGTTCCTTATAATGATAACGGGTTAGAAAACCGTACCTGGCTGGATAAAATGTATTTCAGACCCCTGGCGCTGGATGAGGTAAATAAGAATCAAAAACTCATTCAGAATCCGGGATATTAA
- a CDS encoding SusC/RagA family TonB-linked outer membrane protein: MKKCAFYRGIFCPRPKDHNIYREIGYLMKLSFVAAVLVLFSLNVLYARSSRAQDVHSTFVNVKQERASLKTVFSQIERQTDFRFAYIDNQVSAYTSLLLPGGKRILADVLKDLFAQTSLEYDVRGNAIVVIGKPGKQAVAIKEEKQLPPISGVVRDEKGDPLDGVSVSIKGTRVGTVTTAGGIFTIDTKPGDVLVFSRVGYNSKEVTVGRDAKLDVTLTGLENKLDEVVVVGYGTQKKVTVTGAVAQVKGAELEKSPAASLSNSLAGRLPGISTMQTSGEPGYDGANIRIRGTNTLGNTSALIVVDGVPDIGGGLDKINPADIETMSVLKDASSAIYGVRAANGVILITTKRGRSGKPVLSYNFNYGLAQPTVIPKMADAVEYAEMNNETTIYDNIPSAEWTAAWNAFKTTGKYTTQGGNTVNAPFQPSDIQKYKDGSDPWGHPNTDWFKGALKTWQPQYQHYIQLRGGSDNFKFLASGGYNYQDAYYKNSATNYKQYYMRINLDGNINKYLSAGIDLNARREDRNFPTESAGSIFRMLMRGRPTEPELWPNGLPGPDIENGENPVVITTNQTGYNKDIRDYFQTNGRVVFKIPGVEGLKLTGIATVDYENQNVKNWRTPWYLYFWDHKTYEADGKTPLLTKQLRSTFTNPQLSQMNAQTMNILTSGFLNYDRVIGPHTIALLAAVTKETNKEGDFNGYSTNFISSGLDQFFAGSPPRQTVGGAGYNRARLSYFGRAAYNYKEKYLFEFLWRNDYSYLFPPAHRSGFFPGVMGGWVISDENFFKNSVPFVNYLKLRASWGQLGNDQVYYKGQFKEYQYLSNYSFGGYSINNSAFKTLYETVVANNNFTWEVANNSNVGLEGQLLNGRINFEFDYFYNKRTNILWQQQGSTPLSSGIVPLLPPVNFGTVRNKGYEFTLGYHGDLNDFRYSVSVNGGYAKNEVLSFDENKGAPQWQWSTGHPFSSNANGSYLVYEYDGVFKDQNDIDQTKTKLDYSNVYPTIRPGDMKFKDVNHDGKIDANDRVRQDYTNEPTFTGGININLQYKAFDLTILLQGATGAKQYMSLTESGDIGNYLQYTYDHQWTIDNPSSVDPRIANRDNTPYTSGASTGYIDELKAGYGSNTYYLRSMNYMRLKNLELGYNMPASLSKHAGMSNLRVYVSALNLFTWDKLHIFDPEAGTGNGQYYPQARVINAGIKVTF; encoded by the coding sequence ATGAAAAAATGTGCCTTTTACCGGGGTATTTTCTGCCCGCGCCCCAAAGATCACAACATTTACAGGGAAATTGGTTATCTGATGAAATTAAGTTTTGTAGCAGCAGTGTTAGTGCTGTTTTCATTGAATGTGCTTTATGCAAGAAGTTCCAGGGCCCAGGATGTGCATTCCACTTTCGTAAACGTAAAACAGGAGCGTGCATCGCTTAAAACGGTATTTAGCCAGATCGAGCGGCAAACAGACTTTCGTTTTGCCTATATAGACAACCAGGTAAGCGCCTACACATCGCTGCTTTTGCCCGGAGGTAAAAGGATCCTGGCGGATGTGCTAAAGGACCTGTTTGCACAAACCAGTCTGGAATACGATGTCCGGGGTAATGCGATCGTGGTTATCGGGAAACCCGGAAAACAGGCCGTTGCTATCAAGGAAGAAAAACAACTACCTCCAATAAGCGGTGTGGTACGGGATGAAAAAGGCGATCCGCTTGACGGGGTTTCTGTTTCCATAAAAGGCACCAGGGTGGGTACGGTAACCACAGCCGGCGGTATTTTCACTATCGACACAAAGCCCGGGGATGTGCTGGTGTTTTCGCGTGTTGGTTATAACAGCAAAGAAGTGACCGTAGGCAGGGACGCGAAACTGGATGTAACGCTTACTGGTTTGGAAAATAAGCTGGATGAAGTGGTGGTAGTGGGTTATGGCACACAAAAGAAGGTAACCGTTACAGGTGCCGTAGCACAGGTAAAAGGCGCCGAGCTGGAAAAGTCACCGGCCGCCAGCTTGTCTAATTCTCTCGCAGGTCGGTTACCGGGCATTAGCACTATGCAAACCAGTGGAGAGCCTGGTTATGATGGGGCTAATATCCGTATCCGCGGTACCAATACGCTGGGCAACACAAGTGCCCTGATTGTGGTGGATGGCGTGCCCGATATCGGGGGTGGGCTTGATAAAATAAACCCGGCCGATATCGAAACAATGTCTGTTTTAAAAGACGCCTCTTCCGCTATCTATGGGGTACGGGCGGCCAACGGGGTGATCCTGATCACTACCAAACGCGGGAGATCAGGCAAGCCGGTGTTGTCCTACAACTTTAATTATGGCCTGGCGCAGCCCACCGTGATCCCTAAAATGGCAGATGCGGTGGAATACGCCGAAATGAATAATGAGACCACCATTTATGATAATATTCCTTCGGCAGAATGGACGGCAGCCTGGAATGCCTTTAAAACAACCGGGAAATATACCACCCAGGGTGGTAATACGGTAAATGCGCCCTTCCAGCCGTCGGACATACAGAAATATAAAGATGGAAGCGATCCCTGGGGCCACCCGAATACCGATTGGTTTAAAGGAGCGCTTAAAACCTGGCAACCACAATACCAGCACTATATACAGCTCAGGGGCGGTTCTGATAACTTTAAGTTTTTGGCCTCCGGCGGCTATAATTACCAGGATGCCTATTATAAGAATTCTGCTACCAATTATAAACAGTATTATATGCGGATCAACCTGGATGGAAACATCAATAAGTACCTGAGCGCCGGTATTGATCTGAATGCGAGAAGGGAGGACCGGAACTTCCCCACCGAATCAGCCGGTTCCATTTTCAGGATGCTGATGCGGGGCCGGCCAACGGAGCCGGAATTGTGGCCCAACGGGCTCCCTGGTCCGGATATTGAAAACGGAGAGAACCCTGTTGTGATCACCACTAATCAAACCGGGTATAACAAGGATATAAGAGATTATTTCCAGACAAACGGAAGGGTGGTGTTTAAAATACCCGGGGTAGAAGGGTTAAAGTTAACAGGAATCGCCACTGTTGATTATGAGAATCAAAATGTCAAAAACTGGAGGACTCCCTGGTACCTTTATTTCTGGGATCATAAAACATACGAGGCAGACGGAAAAACGCCCTTGCTGACAAAGCAGTTGCGCTCCACGTTTACGAACCCGCAGTTGTCCCAGATGAACGCGCAGACCATGAACATCCTGACCTCCGGGTTCTTAAATTATGATCGCGTCATTGGCCCACATACCATAGCCTTATTGGCGGCGGTAACAAAGGAGACCAATAAGGAAGGTGATTTTAACGGCTATAGCACGAACTTCATTTCCTCGGGGCTGGATCAGTTCTTTGCCGGATCTCCTCCCAGGCAAACCGTAGGCGGGGCGGGCTATAACCGGGCGCGCCTAAGCTATTTCGGCCGGGCCGCTTACAACTACAAGGAAAAATATTTATTTGAATTCTTGTGGCGGAATGATTATTCCTACCTGTTTCCTCCGGCGCACCGCAGCGGTTTTTTCCCGGGCGTAATGGGCGGCTGGGTCATTTCAGACGAGAACTTCTTCAAGAACAGTGTTCCCTTTGTGAATTACCTGAAATTAAGAGCTTCCTGGGGGCAGTTGGGAAATGACCAGGTATATTACAAGGGTCAGTTTAAAGAATATCAATACTTATCTAACTATTCTTTTGGAGGCTATTCCATCAATAATTCAGCTTTTAAAACCCTGTATGAAACGGTGGTGGCCAACAACAATTTCACCTGGGAAGTGGCCAATAACTCCAACGTAGGACTGGAAGGCCAGTTGTTAAACGGCAGGATCAATTTTGAGTTCGATTATTTTTATAATAAACGGACTAACATCCTTTGGCAACAACAGGGATCCACTCCTTTAAGTTCGGGTATTGTTCCGCTGTTGCCCCCCGTTAATTTCGGTACCGTTCGAAATAAAGGATATGAATTTACCCTCGGGTACCATGGAGATCTGAACGATTTCCGGTATTCCGTAAGTGTGAACGGCGGCTATGCTAAAAATGAAGTATTGTCCTTCGACGAAAATAAAGGCGCACCGCAATGGCAATGGTCAACCGGGCATCCGTTTAGCTCCAATGCAAATGGTTCGTATTTAGTTTATGAATATGATGGCGTATTTAAAGACCAGAACGATATCGATCAGACGAAGACGAAGCTGGATTATTCAAATGTTTACCCCACCATCCGGCCGGGGGATATGAAATTCAAGGATGTGAATCATGATGGAAAGATTGACGCCAATGACCGGGTAAGGCAGGATTATACCAATGAGCCCACTTTTACCGGTGGCATCAATATCAATCTTCAATATAAGGCCTTTGATCTTACTATTCTTTTACAGGGCGCCACAGGAGCCAAACAGTATATGAGTTTAACAGAATCGGGAGATATTGGTAACTATTTGCAATATACGTATGACCATCAATGGACTATCGATAACCCCAGCAGCGTGGATCCACGTATTGCCAATAGGGATAACACACCCTATACCTCGGGAGCCAGCACAGGTTATATCGATGAATTGAAGGCAGGTTATGGAAGTAATACCTATTATTTAAGGAGTATGAATTATATGCGCCTGAAGAACCTGGAGCTTGGGTATAATATGCCCGCAAGCCTCAGCAAACATGCCGGAATGAGTAACCTGCGTGTTTATGTAAGCGCGCTTAATTTATTTACCTGGGATAAGCTCCACATATTTGATCCGGAAGCGGGCACAGGAAATGGTCAATATTATCCGCAGGCAAGAGTTATTAATGCCGGTATTAAAGTCACTTTTTAA
- a CDS encoding FecR family protein: MSTNPKRLDHLFKRYIAGSCSPQEMEEFWALLSELTDEEQLAIGLQDAWDNGKSFPVGSKEQWDRVYRRLHERILEEKKHTVHKSQRSRYLWPAAAALTGIMIAAGYFSAIKMFIRPQPLHPKAVLAARSAEGSKAAVQVVSLPDGSVITLRKDSKLQYDASSFGKGSLRSVTLTGEAYFDVAHDEKHPFIVNTGKYNIRVLGTAFNVKMMANGLQVAVARGKVRVDESASHKSMGVLLPGNQLTINELLPVSNQANTAYVAADAVPAWTKQTFTFNNDTWETVATAIGNQFGVSVKLKSRPLATCRFTADFTDKSLSECLDILCLMTHSKWYKDGESTVWVDGAGCN; this comes from the coding sequence ATGTCCACTAATCCCAAACGGTTAGACCATCTTTTTAAAAGATATATTGCCGGGTCCTGTTCTCCCCAGGAAATGGAAGAGTTTTGGGCGCTTTTATCCGAACTTACTGATGAAGAGCAGTTGGCTATTGGGCTGCAGGACGCCTGGGATAATGGAAAAAGTTTCCCGGTTGGGAGCAAAGAGCAATGGGATCGGGTGTACCGGCGGCTCCATGAAAGAATTTTAGAAGAAAAAAAGCACACGGTACATAAGTCGCAACGTAGCCGGTACCTGTGGCCTGCTGCTGCAGCGCTTACGGGGATCATGATTGCTGCAGGCTACTTCTCCGCTATTAAAATGTTCATCCGGCCGCAACCGCTTCACCCCAAAGCAGTTTTGGCCGCTCGTAGTGCTGAGGGTTCAAAAGCTGCAGTACAGGTTGTTTCACTTCCCGATGGTTCGGTAATTACATTACGGAAAGACAGTAAGTTGCAGTATGACGCCTCATCCTTTGGAAAAGGCTCCCTGCGGAGCGTAACGCTCACCGGAGAAGCCTATTTTGACGTGGCTCATGACGAAAAACATCCCTTTATTGTAAATACCGGCAAATACAATATCAGGGTGCTGGGAACGGCATTTAACGTAAAAATGATGGCTAACGGATTGCAGGTAGCGGTTGCCCGTGGAAAAGTACGGGTAGACGAATCGGCTTCTCATAAATCCATGGGGGTTTTATTGCCTGGCAATCAACTGACTATTAATGAGTTACTGCCGGTCAGCAATCAGGCAAATACCGCTTATGTTGCCGCGGATGCGGTTCCGGCCTGGACCAAACAAACCTTTACCTTCAATAATGATACATGGGAAACCGTGGCTACGGCTATCGGCAACCAGTTTGGTGTAAGTGTAAAATTAAAGAGCAGGCCATTAGCCACCTGCCGGTTTACCGCAGATTTTACGGATAAATCGCTGAGCGAATGTTTGGATATTCTGTGTTTGATGACTCATTCAAAATGGTACAAAGACGGGGAAAGCACGGTATGGGTGGATGGAGCAGGTTGTAATTAA
- a CDS encoding RNA polymerase sigma factor, with translation MYIYDMIDDEGLLLSISRGDEIALGRFFDLYKAKVYGYLLSFVKLQEVAEELTLDVFLKIWQKKELLAEVKEPAAFLFVISKHKALDFLKAAARNARLQQLITDHITNASQSEQAQTSIAKHLEQKELITQLLNELSPQRKEILILSRLEGLSHVEIAQKLKISRNTVKNTITQTLRHLERVFNGNSIETCWIVFILGGVFLLMIQEIFLQ, from the coding sequence ATGTATATTTATGATATGATTGATGATGAAGGTCTATTGCTTTCTATTTCCAGGGGAGATGAAATTGCTCTTGGCCGATTTTTTGATCTGTATAAAGCCAAAGTATATGGCTACTTACTGTCCTTTGTAAAATTGCAGGAAGTGGCAGAAGAACTTACCCTGGATGTGTTTCTTAAGATCTGGCAAAAAAAAGAACTGTTAGCGGAGGTTAAAGAGCCGGCTGCCTTTCTCTTTGTTATTTCGAAACACAAGGCATTGGATTTTTTAAAAGCTGCCGCCCGCAACGCCCGCCTGCAACAATTAATCACGGATCATATTACCAACGCATCTCAAAGCGAGCAGGCTCAGACAAGCATTGCAAAACATCTGGAGCAAAAAGAGCTCATTACGCAATTGTTAAATGAGCTATCGCCGCAACGAAAGGAAATTCTGATCCTAAGCCGTTTGGAAGGGCTCTCTCATGTTGAGATCGCCCAAAAGCTGAAGATTTCACGCAATACTGTAAAAAATACTATTACCCAAACCCTCAGGCATCTGGAGCGGGTTTTTAATGGTAACAGCATTGAAACCTGCTGGATTGTTTTCATACTTGGGGGCGTTTTTTTGCTGATGATACAAGAAATTTTTTTGCAATAG